Genomic DNA from Salinibacter pepae:
TCGAGCGGGACGTGCTTGACGTGGAGGCCACCGCCGAGGAGAAAGGGCTGGGGGAGGCCGAGCACGCCCTGTTTGCCCTGCTGGAAGGCGACTACGGGCTCTCCGAGGAAGATGCGGGGCCTTTGTCCCAGTCCGTTGCTCACCGCATCGAAACGGAAGTGGATACCAGCTATCCTGGCTGGCAGCGCAATGAGAAGGCCCGTAAGGCGATCAAGCAGGAGATCATGCGGGCCCTCATCAACGAGGGCGAAACCGATTTGATCAAGGCAGGCTTCCCCGAGGAGGCCCTCAGCTACATCATCGCCAACTACACCGACGGACGTTCAGCGTAATCTCTCCGACCATGCCGACGGCCGAGCGTACGGTTACCATTCAAGGAGAGGCAGTGGCCTATGAGGTCCGCCGTAGCGAAGAGGCTAGCCAGGTCCGCATCGACGCCGGGCTGGATGGGATTACGCTTATCGTGCCGGAAGGGCGCGACGTGAACACCGACGACGTGATGCTCCAGAAGGGCGACTGGGTGCTGAAGCAACGGGACCGCTTTGCCCGTTACCGGGACCAGATGCCCGAGCGGCGGTTCGAGGAAGGGGAGACGTTTCCGGTGCTTGGAACCGAAAGGGAAGTGGTCGTCAGAAACGTTCTCTTCTCCCACATCACCGAAAAGAAGATCCGCCTTGACTCGTCTCGTGTTAAAGCGACTTCGATCAAGGGCGAGTTGGAGCGTCTCTATCGGGAGGAGGCCCGCAACTACTTCACGGAGCGGGCCAAGTACTTCTCCGAGGTGGTGGGCGTGGGCTACGAGCAGATCCAGATCCGCAACCAGAAGACCCGCTGGGGCAGCTATTCCCAACGAACCGGGACACTAAGCCTCAACTTTCGGCTGCTGATGGCCTCGCCCGACGTGATCGACTACGTAATCGTCCATGAGCTTGCCCACGCCGAGCATCCGAACCACGGCCTCCGTTTCTGGCGACTCGTAGAGCAACATGTGCCCGACTACGAAGCCAAAAACGAGTGGCTTAAAGAGAACGGTACACGTCTCATCTTTGATGGATCTGCTGTATAAGAGGCGGAATCATTCACAACCAACATGTCAGAGGAGCACGACATGCCAGAGCAGCGTGCGTTTTCACCAGGAGAGGTTGCAACGATGCTGGGCATAGACCCCACCACGGTCTCCTCTCTGATCACAAGTGGAGAGCTTGGAAGTAAGGCGATTGGCGATGACCGGCGGATATTTCTGTCGGATCTGGAAGATTACCTCGGAGTGAAGAGGGCTCATTCTCTCGTCCGCGATATTAATTCCGATGACGGAGAAGCCAGAAAAGGTACTCCTGAAGGCAGTATCGATTTCGAAGTAATACGCGACAGTGGCAATCACAGCAATCGTGCTCGAGCATACGAGGCGGTGGTACGGAAGTGGCGTGAGATCGATGAAGATGAGAAGGCAATCGTGCTCGCAGACTTGTCAGAGAACGATGTTCAGAACATCAAAGATCTCCTATACCGCCGGATCGGAAAAGAGAACATAATTATCCGCACGGCAGAGCAAGAAGACAGCACATTCAAAGCAGTCGTCAGTGCTCGGGAAGATAGTGAGTACCTACGCGAGGAGTAGGTTTAAGCAAGAGGTTCAGCAGCGGACTCGACGGAAACTGAGAGGAAGTGGCACTGGACTGGCCTTCCTCTGGCCCGCAGATACATGTTTGAAATATGTGTGCTGGTTGCTATAATGGGGGTGTCCCGCTTCTGACCAGTAACCGACCAGCACACATGGCCCATTCAGGTTCCGACCACGGCCTCGTCGCCACTGCCGTCCGCAAGGCCCGCCGCGGAAAAGAAACTACTCTGCCGCTCTATCAGTCGCGGGTCCCGGCTGGATTTCCGTCGCCGGCAGATGATCACGTAGAGACCGCTCTCGACCTCAGCGCGGAGCCCATTGAGAAAGAAGAGTCAACCTTTTTCGTTCGCGTGGCGGGTGACTCGATGACGGAAGCAGGGATTCACGACGGCGACATCCTGGTGGTAGATCGGTCGATTGAGCCGGAGGATGGCTCGGTTGTGGTAGCGGCCTTAGATGGGGAGTTGACGGTCAAACGATACGAGGTACGTTCCGGCTATCCATATCTGATGCCGGAGGCAGATGGGTATGACCCGATCCCAATTCGGAACGGCCAGGAGCTGGTCGTATGGGGCGTTGTGCGGCACGTGGTCCATGAGGTGTCGTAGGGGGTCGCCTTGCATTTTCGACGCCTTGTCGGGCCCCGTGGAGGCCCACAGCGACTGTCTGCCTCATGTCTGTCTCGGCACTTGGTCTGGCCTCATGCAGCGAGTCTTTGCTCTCGTCGACTGTGAGAACTTCTACGCCTCTTGCGAGCGAGTTTTCGATCCGTCCCTGCGGGATCGCCCCGTCGCGGTGCTGTCGAATAACGACGGGTGTATCATCGCCCGAAGCGAAGAGGTGAAGCAGGCGGGCGTGCCGATGGGGGCACCCGTCTTCAAGTGGGACGAGGAGCTTGAAGCGATGGGAGCCGAAGTCCTGTCCTCCAACTACATGCTTTACGGGGACATGTCTCGCCGCGTCCACTCGATCTTGGAGGAGGATGCCTTGGAGCTGGAGCGGTATTCGATCGATGAAGCCTTTCTCACCCTTCCTGCGCTGGAGAGGGGGGAGCTCCAGAAGCTGGCCGACCGTGTGCGGAAGAAGGTGCGCCGGCACGTCGGCGTGCCGATACGCGTCGGCATTGGCCCGACGAAGACCCTCGCGAAGGTGGCCGATGAGAACGCGAAGGCTCGCAAGCGTGCGGGATGGGGAGAAGGCACGTACGTCTGCCCGCCAGAACCGAAACTCGAGGAGTTGCTCAAGCGCGTCCCGGTCGGGGACATCTGGGGCATTGGCAGCGCCTACGAGGAGACGCTACACGGCAAAGGAGTGGCCACCGCCGCGGGGTTTCGGGCCCTCCCGGACCCTTGGATTCGAAGTGAAATGACGGTCGTCGGCCTGCGGACGGCATGGGAGCTTCGGGGGCGGTCGTGCCTGGATCTGGAGCTGGTACGCCCCGACCGGAAGACCCTCGTGCGGTCCCGGTCGTTCGGGGAGCGAGTGGAGTCGAAAAAGAATCTGCGCGAGGCACTTGCCAAGCACGCCCAACGGGCCGCGGAAATGCTTCGAGAGGAAGGGCTCGTCGCAAAGGGCATCAAGGTGTTCGTCACGACGAAACGGTTCGGGGAACCGCCGTACTACTCGAATGGTGTGGCGGGAGCTCTCGGGGAGCACACGGCCCGTGCAGCGCCGTTTGTGCGAGCATCCCGGCGACTCCTCGAACCGATCTATCGAGGCGGGTACGGGTACAAGAAAGCTGGCGTAATGCTCTACGACATCCATCCGAGCCGTCCGCACCAGGAGAGTCTCTTTAGCCGAGGGAGGGAACAAGACGAGCGATTGATGGAGGCGGTGGATCGCATCAACCAAACGCACGGGAAGGAAACCATCGGCATTGCGGCGGCAGGCTTCCCGGGAGAGCGAGACTGGGCCATGAAACGCCAGAAGCGGAGCCCCCGGTATACGACCCGCTGGGATGAGCTGCCGGTGGCCGTAGCCTGACTACATTGATCGCAAATCTATCTGTGGGTTGACTATGAGCCATTATCAGGAAGATGAACTGGATGTAGAGTCCCCTGAGGAACGATTGGAAGAGATTTCGGAAACCGTGAGGGAGATAAGTAGGCACCTGATAGGGAGCGGGATCCAGTACATGGCCAAGGTTTCAGGCGAAATGGCCGATGACGATATGGTTCGTATCCGCAACAATGTGCAATATCGGGCAGACGCACTCAAGATACAGCTCTCATTGCTGCTTGATATTCAGTCAACTCATAATGATATCGCAGAAAGTGTTGGGCCACATGCGCCCTATCCTTCTAGACAACTATCCCGCGAGCAGTTTTCGATGTTCGATAATATAGTATTTCACTCCTGCTCCTTATTCGACTACGTAGGCTACCTTGCTCATTTCTTGTGCGGATTAGGAAACCAGGCCAAGAAGAGTTGGGGGAGCGTTGCCAAGGCCCTGCGAGACGACGAAAACGAAATAAGAGACTGTATCGCTGGACCTGTTATTCGCCGCCTGGACCGCCGATGGGTTAGTCAGTTGTTTGATTACCGGGCGGACTTGATCCACTACAACGCTCGGCTAGGGGGCGTAATGAATACTGCAGATTTGGAAAAACGGGAAAGGGTTCTCAAGGCATACGCTCCTAGTCGGTTTGTCAGCGACATGAGTGGCCTTCGCAAGAAAGCGGGGGATCAACATGTCACACTTCGATTTGCGGCATTCTGGCTCACTGAGAAAACACTCGACTCCGTACTGCGAGTCCTGAAAAACCTTAGTGAAGTGATCGAAAACAACCGTCAGATTCCCCGTCACCTACAACCAATCAAGTTCAGTCCGCCTGATGAAGAGTCTGATGCGGATGAGTAGATCTCGTTGAATTTGAGCGCCTTACAACTGTCGGGGCTGGTAGCATTCGGCCTGCACGTGCCTACGACATCGTAGCCATTCTGGAGTGACGGCGCACTAAGGTCAATCACAATCTGGACACTTGAACCTTTGCTTATAACCAAAAAGTGTCCAAGTCTATGGGGAAAACGGAGGAGATACTTTCCGACAGTAAAGAGCAGGAAGCGCGCCGTATCGTCCACGTCGACATGGACGCGTTCTACGCGGCGATTGAGCAGCGAGACAATCCGGAGAAGTACGCCGGGGAGCCAATCGCCGTGGGAGGCAAGCCCCCACGAGGCGTGGTCCAGACGGCCAGCTACGAGGCGCGTCCGTACGGCGTGCATTCGGCGCAGCCGGCGATCGAAGCTGATCGGAAGTGCCCCGATCTCATTTTCGTCTCGCCCCGGATGGACGTGTATCAGGAGGAGTCAAAGCGCATCAGGAAGATCTTGCTTCGCTACACCGACCTCGTTGAGCCTCTATCTTTGGATGAGGCGTACTTGGACGTCTCCGACCCGAAGAAAGGGCCGCCCTCTGGGACGCTGATCGCCCGGCGCATCCGCGAGGAGATCTATGAGGAGACGGGCTTGACTGCTTCGGCGGGGGTTGGCCCCAGCAAGTTCGTCGCAAAGGTCGCCTCCGACCGAGACAAGCCCGATGGCCTGACGGTGGTTCGGCCCGCAGATCAAGCAGGGTTCATCGCCGAGTTACCGATCGAGGACTTTCACGGCATTGGCCCCGTCACCGCGGAGAAGATGCAGAACCTCAGCATCGAAACTGGGGCCGACTTGCAGGAAACGCCGGAGCGAGAGCTGACTCATCACTTCGGGAAACGGGGCCGCCACTTCAAGAAACTGGCGATGGGGGAGGACGACCGTCCGGTAAAGCCCGACCGGGAACGCAAGTCTGTGGGGGCCGAGCGGACCTTCTCCGAGGACATCGCAAAGCCGGGGGCCATGCTCGACCAACTTCGTCCGATCGCAGAGAGGGTCGCAGAGAGGCTCCAGGACGCCGACCAACAGGGTCGTACGGTTACACTGAAACTCAAGAGCCATGACCACGAGGTGTCCACCCGCCAGACCACGCTGGATCGTCCCGTCGATTCGAAGCAGGATTTGATGGTGCTTGTGAGGCGTCTTTTAAAGCGACCCCATGCTCCGGAAGAGCCGGTGCGCTTGCTTGGCATAAGCGTCTCATCCCTTGATGGAAGGGGCGGTGGACCGCAGCAGTTGGAGCTAAACTTCAGAAAGCAAACCACTGGTTAGTCGAGCGAACTGCCGAATGTTTGTAATCCGCTCTCTTCGAAAAGGGAAGCTGGAAGGAAAGGCAGTGGCCGAACTACGACCCCAATTGGCCGCTCCTGTCTGCAAAGCGGGAAGGGGGGCTATCCAAAGTCATCACCGCTTGGCATACAGGTCTGGAGGAGGCGGAAGAACCCTTCCAGCTCGTGCCGATACCATCTTTTGAGCAATAATTGAGCAGTAATTGAGCAGTCACGCCCGTCTGAGAGAGTATATCGCGGTGGAAAGGTTTCTGGACCCCGCCCTTTGCCGGAAGGAGAGTTGGTCGATAATCGGCCCGTAGCGCCACTCAAGGCCGCTTTTGGGCACTACCAACATTCACGGTGGGGTGGCAGAGCCTGGTTGAATGCACCGGTCTCGAAAACCGGAGGGCCCTCACGGGTCCCGGGGGTTCAAATCCCTCCCCCACCGCCGACCCACACTCCGAATATCGCCCCTCAGCGCGGCCTGAGGGGCTTTTTAATTGTGGAGGGCTCTGCCGTTAGGGGCCCTTTTCAAAAAGGGCCCTGAAAACGAAGAAAAAGCGTGTGGCGTCTCCTGAGCCGAGCGGATCATATATCACGGGGCCAGTCCTGTCCTGTGGGTCGACTGACAAAACGGTGTACGTGACCGACTGGCCCGACGGCCGTGTCCGCGTTCTGGACGCAACTCCCCTGTCTCAGCAGAACGTCATCTCCGGTTCTGCCATCAATGCGCCCTTGTCGGTCAACGTCGCAGGCAAGTAGGACGCCTCGGGCATCTGCGACCTGACCAACCAGTAATCGACGCGGAGCATCTCTTCGGTGGCGATTGGTAGGTGACAGAACCGCTCGCGCGCCCTTCCCGAAGCGACTACTGCCGTTGTCGACGACGTTCCAGGCGCCGCCCCCGCTGCACCTGTGGGCCCCCTGGGTCATGGGACAGTCCGGACCGGCCGGGCGTGAAGCAGTTCAGACAGAGACTGTCACTGCCTCTCGAATCGCTGCAGAGAAGAGATTAGGTCTTCTCGTGCTCCACGCCGGAAGCGGTGCCGCTCGTTGTTTGGATTCAGGGGGTCCCCTCCTTGCTCTTGGCTTAGTGTGAGGGTGGGAACGGAAGATTGGGTGGGGGAGAGCGGTGCACATCGTACGATGAGACGCATGTTAATGACCCCTCCGCTGTAGCGTTTGGCAAGTACGTTCGCCTTCCGTTGGTTAACTGCGCGCACCACGGTCACCACCCTGCATCGTCCCCTTCCAGTCCGGTTGAGAAGGGCCCGGACGGCCTTCTTGTCGTCATGCGGCTTGAAGAACGAGGCGGTGTCCACCTTCACGAAGTACGTCTCAACCTCGTAATCTACTGAATCAGACCCCGTCGCTAGCGTGTCGAGCACCTGCGCCTCGGCGGCCAGTGGCAGGAGCGCCACGGTGAGCACCACAGCCGCGGTGCGTGCGCACGCCGGGGGGGCATTCAGTGGGAAGAGTGTCGGAAGCAGCACAGGGGAACAATGGGCGGGGCTTTTGCTCGAGAGACGGTTTGGCCGTGAGCAACACGACGACTGACCCGTCGTGTCGCCTCCTTGAGGCCCCCCATCATACCGGGAGCTCGATGCTCTCGATGCGCCGGAGTGGGACGTCCCTCTTGTCGCCGGCGGCACCAATCACACGCACCGTCGGCACGGAGGCCGAGCGGTCGTCGACGCGCTGAATTGTCTTTGCGGCGATGACAGTTTCTGGGAGGGTCAAAAGGCAGGGACGGGCCTGCCGTTCGAGCTCAAGAAGCTGCTGATACACCTCAAGTTGCTCATACACCTCCGCGTTGGGCTTACTCACGGCGCCTAGGAGCTCCAGATGCCTTGACCGACTGTGGATGGACCGACTGTAGATGGCATGCACGCCCCGAGGCAAGTGATCCCGGTGTCTCTCCTGACGTGTATTCTGCTCACTGGATTAGCACCATCGCGGCAGGCGCGTGGCGTGCCCCGGACTCCTCGCTTTCGGGCAATGACGCAAGAGCCTCCGACTCGATTCCCAACAGCACGTGTGGGACAACGTTCTCCGGACCGTATTGCCGTTATTGTAAGTCGTGCCTTGAAAACATAGTTTTTCTTGAAGGCAGCCGGGGGCCAGATAAATCTACGTCCGCTATGGACGCGCCGCCCCCTCCAAGCGTCCGGGTAGAACACAAGAGCCGTTGTTTCTTGTGACCCCGAAATCCCTGGCTTCTTTTCGCGTATGACAACTGGCCCGTGTAGCCGATCACGAGGAGAGTAGTGGCCGTCCCCGTTGGGCCTGTGAAGCACAATCGACTGTGTCGCCACCTGCGCACGCACCCGCGTGCGTCTGAACCATCGCCCTTCGCTTTCAGCCCACGGAATGCTTCCTGCCCGTTCCCCCGATGAGGATCAAAAGACTGAACGAGAAGTGAACGGGACGGATTCTCAACGGGGCCGTTCGCCTACCGCTGCATGCAATCGCCTGATCTGCTCGCCTCCTATGGATGACGCTCGTCCAAAGACTGTACAGATCTTTCTTCCCGACGGGAATGCCCAAAGCCTCCGGGTTGCCGAAATCACCAGTCGAACCGTTCAGGCGGTGCAGATTCCCCGCCAGAAGCTCGACGCGGCCGAACGACGCGACGAGGTGCATCGGGTTGGGGTGTACTTCCTCTTTGGGGAGGTGGGGGACGATGCGAGCAAGCCCCCAGCGTACATTGGAGAGGCGGAGAACTGCCTACAGCGGGTCGCTGGGCATCACCGGCGCAAAGACTTCTGGACGACGGCCGTCACCATCACGTCGAAGACCCGCAGTTTCACAAAGGCCCACGCCCGGCGCCTGGAATACGACTGCATCCGGACGGCGCAGACGGCCCAGCGCTTCCGGCTCCAAAACACCCAGACGCCCGCGGAGCCGCACATTCCCGAGGCGATGCTCGCAGAGCTTCGGGACAACTTCGGCACCATCGAGACGCTTCTTTCGATGCTTGGCTTTCCGATTCTCAACCCGCTTCCGACCGAGAAGGATGCCGGTAGCGGACAGCCCAAATTGTACTGCCAAGGGAACGGCGCGACGGCCACGGGGGAGTACACCGAGGACGGCCTCGTGGTCTTTGAAGGATCGGCGGCCCGTCTGGAAACGACCCCGTCGGCGCCGGAGGCGATCGAGCGACGGCGAAAGAACCTCCGGGCAGATGGGGTTCTGCAACGCCAGGACGACCGGCTCGTCTTTCGGGAGAATCATGCCTTTAACTCCCCGAGCGCCGCCTCTGGCGTCGTCCTTGGCCGCTCGAGCAATGGATGGAGCGAGTGGACGGACGACGCCGGACGCACGCTCGACCAGCTGGAACGGTAGTCAGAATCGCAGCTCCCGTCGGGCACAGACGAGCTCTGAAATGGGAGAACCGTGATAAATGGAAGACCGTGAGGCCGTCACGCTGCGATGGAAGGCGTTCTCAAACCCGTGCACCACGGACGAATTCGAGGGACCCCCGAAATGACCCACCGGATGCGATCCGCCCTGAGAACCGGCGGCGTCTACGATAAATCGATTTATCACGCATCAACGGATTGCGTCGTGGATGAACGACATCGGTCTGCCGCAGCACCCCCCTCCGTCTCCCTGCGAAAAACGTCTCAGTGGTCCTGAAACGAGGCACGCGTGCTGGAGTGGGAAACCAGGGACAGAGACAGACCAAGCCCTCATCCGCCGGTCCAAGCGAGGGGGCGGAATCCATTGGTCTCGTGAGACGACCCGTCGGAGAGGTGAGCCCCCCGCCGAGCCAGGAGCGGAGCCCGTCGTACATGGCGTCAAACACTGTCCCACCGGAGAGCGCCTTCGGCTACGCACCCTCCCTCGCTTCCGAATTGATCAACGATGAGCGGCCACGACCCCGGCGGCACGTCTGGCAATGACACGGAGAAAGATGCCCGTCGAATCGTCCACGTGGACATGGACGCGTTCTACGCCCAGATCGAGCAACGCGACTTTCCCGATCGGTACGCCGGAAAGCCGATTGCGGTCGGGGGCGACCCGCCCAGGGGCGTTGTCCAGACGGCCAGCTACGAGGCCCGGCCCTACGGCGTGCATTCGGCGCAGCCGGCGGTGGAGGCCGACCGAAAGTGCCCTGACCTTATCTTCGTGCCGCCCCGCATGGACGTGTACCAGGAGGAGTCGAGGCGCATTCGAAAGATCCTCCGACGGTATACCGATCTGGTCGAGCCGCTATCGCTCGACGAGGCGTACCTGGACGTGACGGAGCCCAAGACGGGGCGCCCGTCGGGCACCTTGATTGCTCGCCGCCTCCGGACCGAAATCTACGAGGAGACGGGGCTCACCGCCTCTGCGGGGGTGGGGCCCGGCAAGTTTGTCGCGAAAGTAGCCTCCGACCTGGACAAGCCGGATGGGCTCACCGTGGTCCGTCCCGACGAGCAGATGGGGTTCATCGCCCAGCTGCCGATTGAGAAGTTTCACGGGATCGGGCCGGTCACCGCGGCGAAGATGCAGGAGCTGGGCATTCAGAGTGGGGCCGACCTGCAAGAGACCCCGGAGCGAAAACTCATCCATCACTTTGGCAAGCGGGGGCGCCACTTTAAGACGCTCGCGGTGGGAGCCGACGACCAGCCCGTTCAGCCCGATCGGGACCGCAAGTCCGTGGGGGCCGAACGAACCTTCCCGGACGACATTGACCGGGCGGAAACGATGCTGGAACGGCTGTCCCCAATCGCCGAGAGGGTGGCCCAACGTCTTCGACAGGCGAACCGGAAGGGACGAACCGTGACCCTCAAGCTCAAGAGCCACGACCCTCAGGTCTCCACCCGACAGACGACGGTGGAGCGCCCCCTTCGTGCGGAGGACGCGCTCATGGTCATCACGGAGCGTCTTCTGCATCGTCCCCACCCTCCGGACGAGCCGGTTCGGCTTCTGGGGATTAGCGTTTCCTCGCTCACCGACGAGGAGAGGGCGGGCGGGCAGCTGGAATTTGACTTCCGTCCGTAAGGGACAGCCCAAGAGACAGCCCGGTTCAATTGGATGTCTGGAGGTCGTAGGTGGCGGCCGCCTGGCTGGCAAGGGCGGGTTCGTCGGTAGAGACCACGTCGACCCCCCGGTCAAACAGGCGGTGGTACACGATGAGTCCCTGGCTGCGTGCCTGCTGGTCGGTTTCCCCGAAGGTCCCGACGGACACGGGAACCTCGTTCTTCGAAAACACCTCGGCGGGGCCGTCGGCAACCGCTCCGGTCCCAACCCACCCGAGCAGGCGCGAGGGGTCGACTGCCCGAACCAGGGCGTTGGCCTCCTCGCTGGTCTCCGCCGAGACCGAGAGGATGAGGTTCGGCAGGCGCTGGTGATACCACCGGGCGTCCTCCAACGTGTAGGTGATGACCAGCGCCTGATCGAGGGCATCATGTTGTCGGAGGGACGCTGCAACCCGGGAGCGGGGCACGTTGTCCTTCACGTCCAGCTGGAGGGCCGTTCGGCCGTCCGCCCAGGCCAGCGCCTCCGAGAGCGTTGGGACCTCGAATCGAGTTGGGATGCCGCTGTCGGTAACCAGTTGGAGAGAGCGGAGCTCCTCCAGCGTATGGGCCCGGACGGAGTCCTGTCCCGTCGTCGTCCGGTCGAGGGTCGCGTCGTGCATCAACACGAGCACGCTATCCTGGGTCATCCGCACGTCGGTCTCCAGGAGAGCCGGCCCGTGGGTCAACGCGTGACGGAAGGTCGGGAGCGCATTCTCGGGGAAGCCCGTGTCCGGCCCGCCCCGGTGGGCACTCACCAGGGGATCCGGAGACGAACGGAGGTGGGCCGCCAGGCTGTCGGCGTGTTGAAAGTCCCGGTAGTTCTCTGGGGCGGGCTCGGCGACCGTTCGCCCGGCTGTCTCCTGCCCAGAGCTTTGGCATCCGCCGAGGGCGAAGGCGCCGAGGAGGCACGTGCACAGGAGGAGCCACGCCGGGGGGCATGGTCGAAGAGAATCTCTCACGGTGTTGAGTGGAGTCGCATTTGCGGTACAGAGCCGCCCATTTCCTCAAAAGAAGCGTGGTCGCGGCCTCCATCGCGAACCGTGATGGCCTCGGTGCACGCCAGGACCGGATGGCCGATGGGGCTTCCTTCTTTCACTTTTAGCACTGCGCAGGAACACAGGTCCCTCCCAGAGGCCGTCGTCAACAATTTTTCGGAGAACCGACAGGCGGTGTGCGTGGGAGGCTTTGTAGGGAGCGCCGCAGTAGAATTGCCCCTAGGAGCCCGTTCTGATTTTGAACCGTCCCGCGAGGACGAGCACCGATGGGCCGGATCGCCCACTCGGCCTCGGGTGCGCCCCACGCAATGGGGGGAGGCAGGTGGGCCCACCTGCAGAGGAGGGCGATGCCCCGGCGTTCCGGGGAGGGATGCTCGGCTAGTCGCGGGGAATTTGGACGCTGGAGGCGGGGCGTGTCGTAACGGAGGGGCGCTGCTGAAGCCAGCGTACGTACCCAAACGACTGGTTGGGGGCAAGGGCGACCGGCAGCGTCTCGTCCAATACGGCCGGGCCGGCCGCCGTGAGCGTATCCACGAGGCCTGCCACAGGCCCCTCAGCCTCCAGGCAGAAGGTCCAGGCGGTGTCCGCGGCGGCCTCCACGGTCGTCAGCTCGGCGTCAAGGGTCGCTGCGGGGGTGGTGGGCAGGCGTTCCGAGAGGGCGGACTGCTCCTCCGGGGCAAACGACAGTTGGTGGCGCGTCTTCTCCACGGCCACCCACAGGTCTGTGGGATCGTCGTCCCAAACAGCGACCGGCGGGTCGGCCAGATCCAAGGTCCACTTTCCCCACTGTTCGCAGCGTCCACTCGCCGCGTCGCTGAAGGCAGTACTGATGGGGCCGGCGAGCCGGCGCTTAATCTGGAGCTGTCCGTCTCGTATCTTCAGGTTGAACGCAGGATCCTCTGCGGGAAGGTACAGGTCGGTCTGGGTAGAGGTCTCCACCGCCCCCAGTGCGGCGAACCATTGTCGGAGGGCATCGGGGAGGGGGGCGGAGCCGAACCAGCGGGCTTCGAGGGTGAATGTCATTGGTCAGAACGGACACTGAGTAGAGCGGAAGTGCGGCCTTGACTTCTCCCCCGGCTGCTCGGAGAGTACCCCTCCGGGGCAAAGCGCGGGAGATTCTCCTGCGGGCTTCTCTGCCCTTATCCCACGGGTCTACCCGCCTGCCTGTGAGAGCCTTTCGGCTCTGTGCAGGTCTTACCAACGGTCGCCGGGTTACACTGCATATTCGGGCGATGCCGAATACCAGTGGGCGAAGCCATCTCGCCAGCTACCTGGGTAGAACCTCTCGGTTCGTTCCCAGGATACCTCTTGTTCAAGATATTCCATGCGCCTACTGCGTCTCGGTGTCCGCTGAACTGACACTGTGGGCAGTCGAAGCCTCTGCCGCTGGGCTTATGCCTGTGCTCGCAGTTCGGACACGTCTGTGACGTGTAGGCTTCCGAGGCCCGCTTGGGCGGCCTGTCCGCGAAGCTGGGCCTTGCAGGTGAGCATGTGCTCGAATTTCGAGTATGCCCATTGATGCAGGCGTTGGTTCATTCGGTCACCGTAGGAGATCCGCTCTCGGGTTCCTATGAGGTCTCCGACTACGACCGTTCCTGTCCGTCTCTCGTGGA
This window encodes:
- a CDS encoding M48 family metallopeptidase — translated: MPTAERTVTIQGEAVAYEVRRSEEASQVRIDAGLDGITLIVPEGRDVNTDDVMLQKGDWVLKQRDRFARYRDQMPERRFEEGETFPVLGTEREVVVRNVLFSHITEKKIRLDSSRVKATSIKGELERLYREEARNYFTERAKYFSEVVGVGYEQIQIRNQKTRWGSYSQRTGTLSLNFRLLMASPDVIDYVIVHELAHAEHPNHGLRFWRLVEQHVPDYEAKNEWLKENGTRLIFDGSAV
- a CDS encoding helix-turn-helix domain-containing protein; this translates as MSEEHDMPEQRAFSPGEVATMLGIDPTTVSSLITSGELGSKAIGDDRRIFLSDLEDYLGVKRAHSLVRDINSDDGEARKGTPEGSIDFEVIRDSGNHSNRARAYEAVVRKWREIDEDEKAIVLADLSENDVQNIKDLLYRRIGKENIIIRTAEQEDSTFKAVVSAREDSEYLREE
- a CDS encoding LexA family protein yields the protein MAHSGSDHGLVATAVRKARRGKETTLPLYQSRVPAGFPSPADDHVETALDLSAEPIEKEESTFFVRVAGDSMTEAGIHDGDILVVDRSIEPEDGSVVVAALDGELTVKRYEVRSGYPYLMPEADGYDPIPIRNGQELVVWGVVRHVVHEVS
- a CDS encoding Y-family DNA polymerase; protein product: MQRVFALVDCENFYASCERVFDPSLRDRPVAVLSNNDGCIIARSEEVKQAGVPMGAPVFKWDEELEAMGAEVLSSNYMLYGDMSRRVHSILEEDALELERYSIDEAFLTLPALERGELQKLADRVRKKVRRHVGVPIRVGIGPTKTLAKVADENAKARKRAGWGEGTYVCPPEPKLEELLKRVPVGDIWGIGSAYEETLHGKGVATAAGFRALPDPWIRSEMTVVGLRTAWELRGRSCLDLELVRPDRKTLVRSRSFGERVESKKNLREALAKHAQRAAEMLREEGLVAKGIKVFVTTKRFGEPPYYSNGVAGALGEHTARAAPFVRASRRLLEPIYRGGYGYKKAGVMLYDIHPSRPHQESLFSRGREQDERLMEAVDRINQTHGKETIGIAAAGFPGERDWAMKRQKRSPRYTTRWDELPVAVA
- the dinB gene encoding DNA polymerase IV, encoding MGKTEEILSDSKEQEARRIVHVDMDAFYAAIEQRDNPEKYAGEPIAVGGKPPRGVVQTASYEARPYGVHSAQPAIEADRKCPDLIFVSPRMDVYQEESKRIRKILLRYTDLVEPLSLDEAYLDVSDPKKGPPSGTLIARRIREEIYEETGLTASAGVGPSKFVAKVASDRDKPDGLTVVRPADQAGFIAELPIEDFHGIGPVTAEKMQNLSIETGADLQETPERELTHHFGKRGRHFKKLAMGEDDRPVKPDRERKSVGAERTFSEDIAKPGAMLDQLRPIAERVAERLQDADQQGRTVTLKLKSHDHEVSTRQTTLDRPVDSKQDLMVLVRRLLKRPHAPEEPVRLLGISVSSLDGRGGGPQQLELNFRKQTTG
- a CDS encoding GIY-YIG nuclease family protein, whose product is MDDARPKTVQIFLPDGNAQSLRVAEITSRTVQAVQIPRQKLDAAERRDEVHRVGVYFLFGEVGDDASKPPAYIGEAENCLQRVAGHHRRKDFWTTAVTITSKTRSFTKAHARRLEYDCIRTAQTAQRFRLQNTQTPAEPHIPEAMLAELRDNFGTIETLLSMLGFPILNPLPTEKDAGSGQPKLYCQGNGATATGEYTEDGLVVFEGSAARLETTPSAPEAIERRRKNLRADGVLQRQDDRLVFRENHAFNSPSAASGVVLGRSSNGWSEWTDDAGRTLDQLER
- the dinB gene encoding DNA polymerase IV, which codes for MSGHDPGGTSGNDTEKDARRIVHVDMDAFYAQIEQRDFPDRYAGKPIAVGGDPPRGVVQTASYEARPYGVHSAQPAVEADRKCPDLIFVPPRMDVYQEESRRIRKILRRYTDLVEPLSLDEAYLDVTEPKTGRPSGTLIARRLRTEIYEETGLTASAGVGPGKFVAKVASDLDKPDGLTVVRPDEQMGFIAQLPIEKFHGIGPVTAAKMQELGIQSGADLQETPERKLIHHFGKRGRHFKTLAVGADDQPVQPDRDRKSVGAERTFPDDIDRAETMLERLSPIAERVAQRLRQANRKGRTVTLKLKSHDPQVSTRQTTVERPLRAEDALMVITERLLHRPHPPDEPVRLLGISVSSLTDEERAGGQLEFDFRP